From the genome of Geobacter sp. SVR, one region includes:
- a CDS encoding radical SAM protein has product MSFDRKQKLKVLLAGELNLCRHGRERGGQLSVCLVSPGRYQTGMSSLGFQTVYSLLASSPGILCERAFLPERSELEENSRRGQPLLSLETQRPLSDFDVIAFSTSFEPDYVNIPLMLSAARIPIWSHERSASHPLVIAGGAAFFINPEPVADFLDVICIGEGEVLVPELTAELMTRASGDRQALLERLALLPGFYVPRFHHPRYEADRLTGYDTDAGIPAQVRRVCAVPEQHPPARSVILTDNTEFGGMFLIEVSRGCPRGCRFCTSGFVYGPFRQQPFDHLAAAVEDGLTYRGKIGLVGAAVSDHRDIGKLCRLIVDRGGKVSVSSLRIDRLDPDMIDALTASGHKTISLAPEGGSQRLRDLIRKNLTEQQILDACEMLISRDILNLKLYFIIGLPTETEQDLEELIRLTLAIRERVVERARINRRLGDITLSVNPFIPKPFTPLQWCGMEPLPSLDRKVKLLESRLRGVANVHLKVESLKGCYLQALLSRGDRRCAPLLAEMAAGANLKKAARSCGMDTDTRVYRTIPLDEALPWGLLGSADPDHLKDEYRRAFPSNSEDR; this is encoded by the coding sequence ATGAGTTTTGACCGCAAACAAAAGCTTAAAGTCCTCCTGGCGGGGGAACTCAATCTCTGCCGCCATGGCCGGGAACGGGGGGGACAACTGAGCGTATGCCTGGTTTCGCCGGGCCGCTACCAGACCGGCATGAGCAGCCTCGGTTTCCAGACAGTCTATTCCCTGCTGGCATCCTCCCCTGGCATCCTCTGTGAACGCGCCTTTCTGCCGGAGCGCAGCGAACTCGAAGAGAACAGCCGCCGGGGCCAGCCGCTGCTTTCGCTGGAGACCCAACGCCCCCTCTCGGACTTCGATGTGATCGCCTTTTCGACCTCATTCGAACCCGATTACGTCAACATTCCCCTGATGCTTTCTGCAGCCCGCATTCCGATTTGGTCCCACGAGCGGAGCGCGTCACATCCTCTGGTCATTGCCGGAGGGGCGGCATTTTTTATCAATCCCGAACCGGTGGCCGATTTTCTGGATGTGATCTGCATCGGCGAAGGTGAGGTGCTGGTGCCCGAGCTGACAGCCGAGCTGATGACACGGGCTTCGGGAGACCGTCAGGCATTGCTTGAGAGGCTGGCGCTCCTGCCGGGATTCTATGTTCCCCGCTTTCATCATCCCCGGTACGAGGCCGATCGTCTGACCGGTTACGATACCGACGCGGGGATACCGGCTCAGGTCAGGCGCGTGTGCGCGGTGCCGGAACAGCATCCACCGGCGCGCTCGGTGATCCTGACCGATAATACCGAGTTCGGCGGCATGTTCCTGATCGAAGTCAGCCGGGGATGCCCGCGCGGCTGCCGTTTCTGCACCTCGGGATTCGTCTACGGCCCTTTCCGGCAGCAGCCTTTCGATCATCTGGCAGCGGCGGTGGAAGACGGCCTGACTTATCGCGGCAAGATCGGCCTGGTCGGGGCGGCGGTGTCGGATCACCGGGATATCGGCAAGCTGTGCCGGCTTATCGTCGACAGGGGGGGCAAGGTTTCGGTCTCCTCGCTGCGCATCGACCGGCTCGATCCGGACATGATCGATGCGCTGACGGCCAGCGGTCACAAGACAATCTCCCTGGCGCCGGAAGGTGGTTCCCAGCGCCTGCGCGACCTGATCCGCAAGAATCTGACCGAGCAGCAGATTCTGGATGCCTGCGAAATGCTGATCAGCCGCGACATCCTCAACCTGAAGCTGTATTTCATTATCGGGTTGCCTACCGAAACCGAACAGGATCTGGAGGAACTGATCCGGCTGACCCTGGCCATCCGTGAACGCGTTGTAGAGCGGGCCCGCATCAACCGGAGGCTGGGCGACATCACCCTGTCGGTCAACCCTTTCATCCCCAAGCCCTTCACCCCCTTGCAGTGGTGCGGCATGGAGCCGCTCCCCTCGCTGGATCGCAAGGTCAAGCTGCTGGAATCGCGCCTGCGCGGAGTTGCCAACGTCCATCTCAAGGTCGAGAGTCTCAAGGGCTGCTATCTCCAGGCGCTCCTGTCGCGGGGTGACCGCCGCTGCGCGCCTCTGCTGGCTGAGATGGCCGCCGGTGCGAATCTGAAGAAGGCCGCCAGATCATGCGGCATGGATACCGACACCCGGGTGTACCGGACGATCCCGCTGGACGAGGCGCTGCCTTGGGGGCTCCTGGGGAGCGCCGATCCGGATCACCTGAAGGATGAGTACCGTCGGGCGTTTCCTTCGAATTCCGAGGACCGGTGA